A stretch of the Alosa alosa isolate M-15738 ecotype Scorff River chromosome 16, AALO_Geno_1.1, whole genome shotgun sequence genome encodes the following:
- the LOC125309482 gene encoding basic helix-loop-helix domain-containing protein USF3 isoform X2, with product MPEITQSQTPVNKSPRRKKNKNKESHNAVERHRKEKINAGINRIGDLLPCSPALKQSKNMILSEAHRYITELKQQSDEMLLTGGDKGQAEEIKRLRRQVEDLRKESAHYLELLKANGINFLDDPTIHWKGKQRSAKVAKVTPTHLLSKGIIVYSSGNTTSPSGKQPGQQNLIPQQDKQPETAVIVERACDVRPVVHNGAPVHDVIPSSTPQHIPVATLIPAVTRIGLAVVEQPAAVAPVAPKLPPPVNYITFQSLCPQPAITAHLPQQPLPVSPAPTLTSGTISTVFPRQGVTHLSRGADSRLLAPDVAVMVTSSNQTLPSSSNLLSAAGNTQTTWTTLHLAGNTVQPVCQSLPTSVSNGGNSAGPQQFSVCSVGVKPSTQPTTIQIQQQAVAMPQVAFSTSLPLQPSQQQQPQLQPQSAILPQSTLLTHPVSVSQGQPVILPQSTLGPHSQVTVLSQPTMQPVAQPQPALISVGQPKPVLLPQTKPQPALLPQPQLAVMPQSAVISQQQSVAPPQPQPALLSQPQPSVVAQPQSAIVPQAQPGLNQRQAAVVPMLQTMQVLQVNPAGTTVAAVPVQQNNNPNVVILQQAGSCTAQQVMREDLSSQTTQTPCQHIVIIQAPNQTPQTPQTPQTVVPAAMPVLPGNITTSNALSVNNNQAVSGKQLVHILPQLSSQAPQTISMNGQVFVLQPVQSPDKGSGLAAPVPQQISQTSSGEEQSGSLTVHSLGSLTSLNQTDSQVTSQSIVQVHTIAPPSHAVVQHNLPTTNLAVNSSGTMAPTSTETPAQPKQVSSEVKGPVKKIGPCRKPGRKPKSARSKDLKLGRCLLPIAAKPTTPQTKPFDSVQLLKQSTTAVIAPKTSSSSKRTVTVSCTNTVQTTTAVTKNSPTVMKSPVTRVNLTASGVLSTSASSSQNTPSISVAVSEAVVTVTSIQSTLDKSTVASPVTNCNGVSTTLSVPSATPVSSAPSRTMATSISFTQETISVSKQTAKLSRSAAATNSCSLNTSIDNGVLMTKDTTAVSCVDSIVKPLCSAVSVQPVSRESPQTKTVCVGLSVPSIPSATSYSSMETTALVTCVGSTHSKSTVVPSSGVMVTPIPTIHTSAPSRPAISVQSNQPPLQCHKTANLLDSSQICRSSTLPPIQTSCAEPSLQSTPSATASQMQPPEPRKRDNTSGSRSQPQEVSLAPLPSTQMSSAELKLDSRKEKALVSIEKGHLLTDRCPRKDSSHPQEVYALEQDSLEQPLISNSQTDLPLSAGGRGFSVASMLPTGHSTSASSNSFGTFSFTPEQAEILALVTAWDLPKSQQAPNSKERNPEQQFKPSKHLDLPLIKTSSQSSVRCPPVEGTTSRPNRPPHSVAYSQSQSASVGSLNVNNLIRPSSSQPYPGSPSLAQQASVPSPGGPANLVSQPSTPVLPNCSVSGQLNEYTPLKNMRPHGGGVAERHLKELPKRPAQDDVMLPSNKRPKGCPPGNVGRMDVKTADHSQMIIGQMTPISSAVMTRINPESSLFSSNGFMSTVLRPTDGHCTSQVLSQEPNQPGVVHLQPSHSQNSAQSQQHIGGNPYLKHQQQEQQRHHLYQLQHHLTQSDNTQGQLHNIHQRTMQQDQHVHKKRGMVRGGQTGPPVGMQQKQHHLEKSGLQQHPPSQQHQQHQQQQHQQQQQQQQQQQAHQQQQQQAHQQHQQQQLQQHQQQHHHQQQQQSQQLQQAQHQQPQPHQQQQQQIQQQSSHSRHQHLQQQIQQQHFGGRLQEKTCEAQPTGPRTHQNNHMGQQECQSGQDHNTVQRLMGSRSLEQQLTSQANSSASRSSDLTCAPSRHERQRLSSYSAEALIGKSSSSGEQRMGLHLQAPRGNNQDQPDLRYLERGKGNINHNPANRLPPDHPGPADVQRINECPPFKTLSSSHQLGNFEVQVSRAGDANKTVPPVQRGPQVQGTFRMGPSSGGDGRSRVPYSSTHAGPQGMQIGVGQEACQSFMQSLLAPHLPEQTGHQRSQCCPPVSIEYSCVPGTSAGDLQAKASSPSLSSSQKAPAMRLGESNKGHIPQVSGNLHGQGVRTGLPHLPTPQSNTEPGRNSAPSRPLSAVSQRTRHIGQEAQSSKIRPGERQRSGTVRTSDPFESEGSLTLPSTGGVILGRPQTGAETRRGSIVRFMPDSSQVSSENNLVSDQHLSQNFPSFPFIADGSMNPPPPINANSTFIPPVSQSGTSRTPALLPVEPQNTLPSFYPSYSPAAHPSLPSELPIQYFSNQMFTSPSTDKSSTAPLNNRFSSILSPPRPVGFAQASFPLLPEMPPMPIGNSSSITPHLPNFNLTSLFPEIATAMPPDGSSMPMSPLLSLANTSSTDSSKQTNRPAHNISHILGHDGSSAV from the exons ATGCCAGAGATAACACAAAGTCAGACCCCGGTCAACAAATCTCCAAG gaggaagaaaaacaaaaacaaggagAGTCATAATGCAG TTGAAAGACACCGTAAAGAGAAAATCAATGCCGGCATCAACCGCATTGGAGACCTATTGCCTTGCTCCCCAGCTCTTAAACAG AGCAAAAACATGATCCTAAGCGAAGCTCACCGTTATATAACAGAACTGAAGCAACAGAGTGATGAAATGCTTCTCACTGGTGGTGACAAGGGGCAAG CGGAAGAAATAAAGCGACTGCGACGGCAAGTTGAGGATCTGCGCAAGGAAAGTGCTCATTACCTTGAGCTGCTCAAAGCCAATGGCATTAACTTCCTTGATGACCCAACAATTCATTGGAAGGGCAAGCAGCGTAGTGCGAAAGTAGCTAAAGTAACACCAACTCATCTGCTGTCCAAGGGAATCATTGTCTATTCCAGTGGAAATACCACCTCCCCCTCTGGTAAACAGCCTGGTCAACAAAATCTTATCCCACAGCAAGACAAACAGCCTGAGACTGCTGTGATTGTGGAACGTGCCTGTGATGTTAGACCAGTTGTCCACAATGGAGCACCAGTCCATGATGTCATACCATCCTCCACTCCACAGCATATACCTGTAGCGACCCTTATTCCTGCTGTGACCAGGATTGGACTCGCAGTAGTTGAACAGCCTGCAGCAGTGGCCCCAGTTGCTCCGAAATTGCCTCCCCCTGTGAATTACATCACTTTTCAGAGCCTGTGCCCACAACCTGCAATCACTGCCCACTTGCCTCAGCAACCCCTGCCAGTCTCTCCTGCCCCTACCCTTACGTCTGGAACCATCTCCACTGTCTTCCCAAGGCAAGGTGTAACCCATCTCTCTCGAGGTGCAGACAGCAGACTGCTGGCCCCGGATGTTGCGGTAATGGTCACCTCTTCCAATCAAACTTTACCGTCTAGTTCAAATCTCCTCAGTGCTGCAGGGAATACTCAGACAACATGGACAACATTGCATCTAGCAGGGAACACGGTGCAACCAGTCTGTCAGTCATTGCCAACTTCAGTCAGCAATGGCGGCAACAGTGCTGGCCCGCAGCAGTTTTCTGTGTGCTCTGTTGGTGTGAAACCATCAACCCAGCCCACAACAATTCAGATCCAACAACAAGCTGTTGCCATGCCACAAGTTGCTTTCTCTACATCTCTCCCACTCCAGCCTTCACAGCAGCAACAGCCACAGCTTCAGCCCCAGTCAGCCATTTTGCCCCAATCAACATTGTTAACTCACCCAGTCAGTGTTTCCCAGGGTCAGCCTGTCATCTTACCCCAATCAACATTGGGGCCTCATTCACAAGTAACTGTACTGTCTCAGCCAACCATGCAACCTGTAGCTCAGCCGCAGCCAGCTCTAATATCCGTAGGCCAGCCCAAGCCAGTTCTGCTACCCCAGACTAAACCGCAGCCAGCCTTACTTCCCCAGCCTCAGTTGGCAGTGATGCCTCAATCTGCTGTAATATCTCAGCAACAGTCTGTCGCACCACCACAACCCCAGCCAGCTCTATTATCCCAGCCTCAGCCCTCGGTTGTTGCTCAGCCACAGTCAGCAATAGTGCCCCAAGCGCAGCCAGGCCTTAATCAGCGGCAAGCTGCTGTGGTGCCTATGCTTCAGACCATGCAAGTTTTGCAGGTTAATCCTGCTGGAACAACGGTTGCTGCAGTCCCTGTGCAACAAAACAATAATCCAAATGTTGTTATCTTGCAGCAGGCTGGTTCCTGTACAGCCCAACAAGTGATGAGGGAGGATCTGAGCAGCCAGACTACCCAGACACCTTGCCAACACATTGTTATTATTCAGGCACCTAATCAGACGCCTCAGACACCACAAACCCCCCAGACAGTAGTTCCTGCTGCAATGCCTGTATTACCTGGCAATATTACAACTTCCAACGCACTTTCTGTAAACAATAACCAGGCGGTTTCAGGCAAACAGTTGGTACATATTCTTCCACAGCTTTCATCACAGGCCCCTCAGACCATCTCTATGAATGGACAAGTATTTGTTTTGCAACCAGTGCAATCACCTGACAAAGGGAGTGGTCTGGCTGCACCAGTTCCCCAACAGATTAGTCAAACATCTTCTGGTGAAGAACAGAGCGGTAGTCTCACTGTCCACAGCTTGGGCTCACTTACAAGCCTTAACCAGACCGACTCACAGGTTACTAGTCAAAGTATTGTCCAAGTGCACACCATTGCTCCACCGTCACATGCAGTTGTGCAGCATAACTTGCCTACCACTAATTTAGCTGTCAATAGCTCTGGGACAATGGCTCCCACTTCCACAGAAACACCTGCACAACCCAAGCAAGTGAGTAGTGAAGTCAAAGGGCCTGTGAAAAAAATAGGACCTTGCAGGAAACCAGGTAGGAAACCTAAATCTGCTAGAAGTAAAGACCTCAAACTGGGACGGTGTCTTCTCCCAATTGCAGCCAAGCCCACAACACCGCAGACTAAGCCATTTGATTCAGTCCAGCTTCTAAAGCAGTCCACTACTGCTGTAATTGCTCCAAAAACATCTTCAAGCTCTAAGAGGACAGTCACTGTCAGTTGTACAAACACTGTGCAGACCACAACAGCAGTCACCAAAAACAGTCCTACTGTGATGAAGTCACCTGTCACTAGAGTAAATCTCACAGCAAGTGGAGTTTTAAGTACAAGTGCCAGTTCTTCTCAGAACACCCCATCAATCAGTGTTGCTGTTTCAGAAGCTGTGGTAACGGTAACCAGTATCCAGTCTACACTGGATAAGTCAACAGTTGCTTCTCCAGTTACTAACTGTAATGGTGTTAGCACCACATTGAGTGTCCCATCAGCAACACCAGTCAGCTCTGCTCCAAGTAGAACGATGGCCACATCCATTAGTTTTACACAGGAAACAATATCTGTGTCTAAACAAACGGCCAAACTGAGCAGATCTGCTGCTGCAACAAATTCATGTTCTTTGAATACATCAATAGACAATGGTGTGCTGATGACAAAAGACACAACTGCAGTCTCTTGCGTTGACTCCATTGTGAAGCCTCTATGTTCAGCAGTCAGTGTTCAGCCTGTGAGCAGAGAATCCCCTCAGACTAAAACAGTTTGTGTTGGCCTTTCTGTGCCCAGTATACCTTCAGCAACAAGCTATAGCTCAATGGAGACTACAGCATTAGTTACCTGTGTTGGTTCCACTCATAGTAAATCAACAGTTGTACCTTCCAGTGGTGTAATGGTTACTCCCATTCCTACAATTCACACCTCTGCTCCAAGCAGACCAGCGATTTCTGTACAGTCAAATCAGCCACCTTTACAGTGTCATAAAACTGCAAATTTACTGGATTCCTCACAGATTTGCCGTTCTTCTACTTTGCCTCCAATTCAAACATCTTGTGCTGAGCCTTCATTGCAGTCAACCCCATCAGCCACAGCCAGCCAGATGCAACCCCCTGAGCCTAGGAAACGAGATAACACAAGTGGATCTCGGAGCCAACCTCAGGAAGTAAGTTTGGCTCCTCTACCCTCTACACAGATGAGTTCTGCTGAATTGAAACTTGACTCAAGAAAGGAGAAAGCGCTTGTATCTATTGAGAAAGGTCATTTGCTGACTGATAGATGCCCAAGGAAAGACTCTTCCCACCCTCAAGAGGTGTATGCATTAGAGCAGGATTCTTTGGAACAGCCCCTTATTTCAAATAGCCAGACAGATTTGCCACTCTCAGCTGGTGGTAGAGGGTTTTCAGTTGCCTCCATGCTTCCTACTGGCCACAGTACAAGTGCTTCGTCTAACAGCTTTGGAACATTCAGTTTCACACCTGAGCAGGCAGAGATACTAGCGTTGGTTACCGCTTGGGATCTACCCAAATCCCAGCAAGCCCCCAACAGCAAAGAAAGGAACCCAGAGCAGCAGTTCAAGCCAAGCAAACACCTGGATCTGCCCTTGATAAAAACCTCTTCCCAAAGCTCTGTCAGATGTCCACCAGTGGAAGGAACAACAAGCCGGCCAAATAGACCACCTCACAGTGTGGCTTATTCACAGTCTCAGTCCGCTTCAGTTGGTAGTCTTAATGTCAACAATTTAATACGTCCCAGTTCCAGTCAGCCTTATCCTGGGTCTCCCAGTCTGGCCCAGCAAGCCTCGGTTCCCTCACCAGGAGGCCCTGCTAACTTGGTGTCCCAACCATCCACCCCCGTTCTTCCAAACTGTTCAGTATCTGGACAGCTGAATGAGTACACACCCCTCAAGAACATGCGTCCACATGGTGGTGGTGTAGCAGAACGACATCTGAAGGAGCTACCGAAGCGTCCAGCCCAGGACGATGTGATGTTACCAAGTAACAAACGTCCCAAAGGCTGCCCGCCTGGTAATGTCGGACGCATGGATGTCAAGACTGCAGATCACTCCCAAATGATTATTGGTCAAATGACCCCAATCTCTTCAGCCGTCATGACTCGAATCAACCCAGAGAGCTCACTTTTTTCCAGCAATGGCTTCATGAGCACAGTATTGAGACCAACCGATGGCCATTGCACCTCTCAGGTACTCTCTCAAGAACCCAATCAGCCTGGTGTAGTGCATCTTCAGCCCAGTCACTCCCAGAATAGTGCCCAATCACAGCAACACATAGGAGGAAACCCTTACCTGAAGCATCAGCAGCAAGAGCAGCAGAGACATCACCTGTATCAGCTACAACATCATCTCACACAATCTGACAACACACAGGGTCAGCTGCACAATATCCATCAAAGAACGATGCAGCAGGATCAGCATGTCCACAAAAAGAGGGGGATGGTCCGTGGGGGTCAGACAGGACCCCCTGTTGGTATGCAGCAGAAACAGCATCATTTGGAGAAGAGCGGGTTACAGCAGCATCCGCCATCTCAGCAACATCAACagcatcaacagcagcagcaccaacaacagcagcagcagcagcagcaacagcaagcacatcagcaacagcagcaacaagcACATCAGCAGCATCAACAACAGCAGTTGCAGCAGCATCAACAGCAACATCAtcaccaacagcagcagcaatccCAGCAACTCCAGCAGGCCCAACACCAACAACCACAGCCacatcaacagcagcagcagcaaattcAGCAGCAGAGTTCTCACTCACGCCACCAACACCTTCAACAGCAGATTCAGCAGCAGCACTTTGGGGGACGACTGCAGGAGAAGACATGCGAGGCCCAGCCAACAGGCCCGAGGACTCATCAGAACAATCATATGGGGCAGCAGGAGTGTCAGAGCGGGCAGGACCACAACACTGTCCAAAGACTCATGGGTTCTCGGAGTCTGGAACAGCAGTTGACCTCACAGGCTAATAGCTCTGCATCTCGTTCATCTGACCTCACGTGTGCTCCTTCACGACACGAGCGCCAGCGTCTTTCTAGCTACTCAGCAGAGGCTCTCATTGGGAAGTCGTCCTCGAGTGGCGAACAGCGCATGGGGCTTCACCTGCAGGCTCCACGTGGTAACAATCAAGATCAGCCAGACTTGCGCTATTTGGAACGGGGAAAAGGGAATATCAACCACAATCCAGCAAATAGGCTGCCACCTGACCACCCTGGGCCAGCTGATGTCCAGCGTATTAATGAATGCCCTCCTTTTAAGACCCTGAGCAGTAGCCACCAACTTGGCAATTTTGAGGTGCAGGTGTCCCGTGCAGGAGATGCCAATAAAACTGTACCTCCAGTGCAACGGGGCCCTCAAGTGCAAGGCACCTTTCGAATGGGCCCAAGTTCAGGAGGGGATGGCCGGTCGCGCGTGCCTTATTCAAGCACTCATGCAGGGCCACAGGGCATGCAGATTGGGGTAGGGCAAGAGGCTTGCCAGAGCTTCATGCAAAGTCTCCTGGCTCCACATCTACCTGAACAAACTGGACATCAAAGATCACAGTGCTGCCCCCCTGTTAGCATAGAATATAGCTGTGTGCCTGGAACATCTGCTGGGGATTTGCAGGCCAAAGCTTCTAGTCCTAGTCTATCCTCTTCTCAAAAGGCTCCTGCAATGCGCCTTGGGGAAAGCAATAAGGGACACATACCCCAGGTTAGTGGGAATTTGCATGGCCAAGGAGTTAGGACAGGACTCCCCCATCTGCCAACACCTCAGAGTAATACTGAACCAGGAAGAAACTCCGCTCCTTCTAGACCCCTGTCGGCAGTCAGTCAACGCACCCGCCATATTGGACAAGAGGCTCAAAGTTCTAAGATTCGACCAGGGGAACGGCAAAGGTCAGGAACCGTAAGAACTTCAGACCCGTTTGAGTCTGAGGGCTCCCTAACACTTCCTTCCACTGGAGGTGTGATCCTTGGGCGTCCACAGACAGGAGCTGAGACGCGAAGGGGCAGTATAGTGCGCTTCATGCCCGACAGCTCACAGGTTAGCAGTGAAAACAATCTGGTGTCTGACCAGCACCTCTCTCAGAACTTTCCTAGTTTCCCTTTCATTGCAGACGGCAGCATGAACCCACCGCCACCCATAAATGCAAACTCTACTTTCATCCCCCCTGTTAGCCAGTCTGGTACATCCCGCACCCCAGCCCTTCTACCTGTGGAGCCTCAGAATACCTTGCCCTCATTTTACCCCTCCTATTCCCCTGCAGCTCATCCCAGCCTTCCAAGTGAACTCCCAATACAGTATTTCTCCAACCAAATGTTTACAAGCCCAAGTACAGACAAGAGTAGCACCGCTCCACTCAATAACCGTTTTAGTTCCATACTCTCCCCACCACGACCGGTTGGCTTTGCTCAAGCCAGCTTTCCACTGCTCCCAGAAATGCCTCCCATGCCCATCGGGAACTCTTCAAGCATCACCCCTCACCTTCCGAACTTCAATTTGACCTCACTATTCCCAGAAATTGCCACAGCAATGCCACCAGATGGTTCGTCAATGCCTATGTCCCCGTTGCTTTCTTTGGCCAATACGTCATCTACAGACTCTAGCAAACAGACCAACCGCCCTGCCCACAACATCAGTCATATTTTGGGGCATGATGGGAGCTCTGCTGTCTAA